The Cydia splendana chromosome 8, ilCydSple1.2, whole genome shotgun sequence genome contains a region encoding:
- the LOC134792723 gene encoding uncharacterized protein LOC134792723 has translation MGNKQLNKKKTSRKRQLGRFQQTMELTKRRKLDNFTAEHDTISLDYIELQNMEMESPISSTTDIQSNDEATGSNILNPRIAQVDDTYRVPSILEEEDTHELQISFNVEEELPDKTVGRRIVAVSYHSIGFLAFYPIKDCMETIYINAIFHRQNRNFLVLFILQDGLFVTLTSRSHIVLFGAFRE, from the exons atgggtaacaagcaattgaataaaaagaagacatctcgaaaaagacaactcggaagattccaacaaacaatggaactaac gaaaagaagaaaattgGATAATTTCACAGCCGAACATGATACTATATCTTTAGACTACATCGA actgcaaaatatggaaatggaatctccgatttcatcaaccactgacattcaaagtaacga TGAGGCGACCGGCTCAAACATTTTGAACCCACGCATTGCACAGGTGGATGACACTTATCGGGTTCCTAGTATATTAGAGGAAGAAGATACCCATGAG ttacaaATATCGTTCAATGTGGAAGAAGAGCTTCCTGACAAAACCGTCGGTCGAAGAATTGTCGCAGTTAGTTACCATTCGATTGGATTCCTCGCATTTTATCCAATAAAAGATTGTAtggaaactatatacataaacgcaatatttcaccgacaaaatcgcaattttcttgttttgttcatacttcaagatggactctttgtgaccttgacgtcacggtcacatatcgttttgttcggggcgtttcgcgagtga